A single genomic interval of Ramlibacter sp. harbors:
- a CDS encoding helix-turn-helix transcriptional regulator, with amino-acid sequence MSRMPDPAQLDRMFFALSDANRRHMLERLSAGPTSVTELGQPLGIAMSSVVKHLAVLESGGLVESDKAGRVRTYRVAPGAFAAMEKWVAAHKTRLNAQFDRLDAYLAGKKTRKS; translated from the coding sequence ATGAGCCGCATGCCCGACCCCGCGCAACTGGACCGGATGTTCTTTGCCCTCTCGGACGCAAACCGCAGACACATGCTGGAACGGTTGAGCGCGGGCCCCACGTCGGTGACCGAACTGGGCCAGCCGCTGGGCATTGCAATGTCGTCCGTGGTCAAGCATCTTGCGGTGCTGGAAAGTGGCGGGCTGGTCGAATCCGACAAGGCCGGGCGGGTGCGCACCTACCGCGTGGCGCCGGGCGCCTTTGCCGCCATGGAGAAATGGGTGGCCGCGCACAAGACTCGGCTCAACGCGCAATTTGACCGGCTGGACGCGTACCTGGCCGGCAAGAAAACCAGGAAGAGCTGA
- a CDS encoding tripartite tricarboxylate transporter substrate binding protein: MTLNRRRLLGASATALASTLGLPSFAQAWPSRPIRLVSPYGAGGSNDILTRLLGDYLSGKLGQSIVVDNKAGAGTRIANEFLTHAPPDGYTILHAAAPIAIGEALYAKLPYDVNKDFAPIVSTAIAPLFLIVNADAPYKTLAEFIKYGKSKPDGLTFGSPGVGSAPHLTAEMLLRATKTKGVVVQFRGDAPAYVELLAGRIDATLTAISTAIPHIEANKLRVLAVATEERTPLYPKALTIREQGYSSVVGYGWYGLMAPAGTPADIIKRLNTETNAAIADPEVRKKADAVGLQLRGGSAADFSAFIKSETRKWAQVIKAANITAE, encoded by the coding sequence ATGACTTTGAATCGCAGACGCCTTCTCGGTGCATCCGCCACCGCACTCGCATCCACGCTGGGGCTTCCGTCCTTCGCGCAGGCGTGGCCTTCACGGCCGATCCGCCTGGTGTCACCCTATGGCGCGGGCGGCTCCAACGACATCCTCACGCGCCTGCTGGGTGACTACCTGTCGGGCAAACTCGGGCAAAGCATCGTCGTTGACAACAAGGCGGGGGCCGGAACACGGATAGCGAACGAGTTCCTTACTCACGCTCCCCCGGACGGGTACACCATCCTGCATGCGGCAGCGCCGATTGCGATCGGGGAGGCGCTTTATGCCAAGCTTCCGTACGACGTCAACAAGGACTTTGCGCCGATCGTGAGCACGGCCATTGCGCCGCTGTTCCTCATCGTCAACGCAGACGCGCCGTACAAGACACTTGCCGAGTTCATCAAGTACGGCAAGAGCAAGCCCGACGGCCTGACGTTTGGCTCACCGGGGGTGGGCTCGGCGCCTCACCTCACCGCAGAAATGCTGCTGCGGGCAACAAAGACCAAGGGCGTCGTGGTCCAGTTCCGTGGCGATGCGCCAGCCTACGTCGAGCTTCTGGCTGGCCGCATTGACGCAACACTGACGGCCATTTCCACCGCCATCCCCCACATCGAAGCGAACAAGCTGCGGGTGCTCGCGGTTGCCACCGAGGAGCGGACGCCGCTTTATCCCAAGGCCCTGACCATCCGGGAGCAGGGCTATTCCAGCGTCGTCGGGTATGGCTGGTACGGGTTGATGGCGCCCGCCGGAACGCCCGCCGACATCATCAAGCGGCTGAACACCGAGACCAACGCCGCCATTGCCGACCCGGAGGTGCGCAAGAAGGCCGATGCGGTGGGTCTGCAGTTGCGCGGCGGTTCGGCCGCAGATTTCAGTGCCTTCATCAAGAGCGAGACCCGCAAGTGGGCACAGGTGATCAAGGCCGCCAACATCACGGCGGAGTAA
- a CDS encoding DUF1254 domain-containing protein: protein MSNTSILQPPQAASAVHGAVIQTLPLFEMMRMRAATTSRRHPVQGFASGDRESSWRWVNQFTHRHRRLGPDDREVVSPNNDTAYSNVWLDLSGGPVLIDTPDMGDRYWTLGLLDAWTNPFAYIGQRVTGNRRQRTLIHGPDWQGAVPAGVSQVIAAPGVDVWIIGRLLVEDDEADGDLVRQLQSQMKISRLDGSDAAMRVDARMDGRDVGLPAAGRYLSVVNQALSRNPAPAGESLQWPFPAEEVAAALPPVFSGLREREQPHDLGGGWALPLAVRTSWGADYLKRARVARNFIGALGIEEAMYPTAEVDVAGDPLHAANAYELRFPAGAGPRVGAFWSLTMYRRSDCLFVANPINRYSIGDRTPGLQHDADGSLAIRLQATDPGPGVNWLPAPPDELFYVVLRLYQPEADHLDNRYAYPPLRRV from the coding sequence ATGAGCAATACGTCAATTCTTCAGCCTCCGCAAGCCGCAAGCGCTGTCCACGGCGCCGTCATCCAGACGTTGCCGCTTTTCGAGATGATGCGCATGCGCGCGGCAACCACTTCGAGGCGGCACCCTGTTCAGGGCTTCGCGTCCGGCGACCGCGAGTCGTCCTGGCGCTGGGTGAACCAGTTCACGCATCGCCACCGCCGGCTCGGCCCGGACGATCGGGAAGTCGTCAGCCCGAACAACGACACCGCCTACAGCAATGTCTGGCTTGACCTGTCAGGGGGTCCGGTCCTGATTGACACGCCCGACATGGGTGATCGCTACTGGACGCTTGGCCTGCTTGATGCATGGACCAATCCGTTCGCCTACATCGGCCAAAGGGTCACCGGCAACCGCCGGCAGCGCACTCTCATCCATGGGCCAGACTGGCAAGGCGCGGTTCCTGCTGGCGTCAGCCAGGTGATTGCGGCGCCGGGCGTGGATGTGTGGATCATTGGCCGGCTCCTGGTTGAAGATGACGAAGCCGATGGGGACCTGGTGCGCCAGCTGCAGTCGCAGATGAAAATCTCGCGGCTGGATGGCAGCGATGCGGCCATGCGGGTGGATGCGCGCATGGACGGGCGCGACGTGGGCCTGCCCGCTGCCGGGCGCTACCTGTCGGTTGTCAATCAGGCGCTGTCGCGCAATCCGGCGCCCGCTGGCGAGTCGCTGCAGTGGCCTTTCCCGGCTGAAGAAGTTGCGGCCGCGTTGCCACCGGTGTTCAGCGGCCTGCGCGAGCGTGAACAGCCGCATGACCTTGGCGGCGGATGGGCGTTGCCCCTGGCGGTTCGCACGAGCTGGGGGGCTGACTACCTGAAGCGGGCCAGGGTGGCGCGAAACTTCATCGGCGCGCTCGGCATTGAAGAGGCGATGTACCCGACCGCGGAGGTGGACGTTGCGGGCGATCCCCTGCACGCGGCCAACGCTTATGAGTTGCGCTTTCCGGCCGGCGCCGGCCCCAGGGTCGGTGCATTCTGGTCGCTCACCATGTACCGCCGCAGTGACTGCCTTTTCGTGGCCAACCCCATCAACCGCTACTCCATTGGCGACCGCACGCCCGGGCTGCAGCACGATGCCGATGGCAGTCTTGCGATCCGCCTTCAGGCCACGGACCCCGGGCCCGGCGTCAACTGGTTGCCGGCGCCGCCGGACGAACTGTTCTACGTCGTCTTGCGGCTGTACCAGCCGGAAGCCGACCACCTCGATAACCGCTACGCCTACCCGCCGCTGCGGCGCGTTTAA
- a CDS encoding HAD-IA family hydrolase → MDIDCVFFDYDGVLTTDATGSATTCRYLSARTGVPLERVQSAFARHNRALTLGQMTHEDVWPEICSAVGKALPPQALTDAFDSTPVNRLMFELAERLKAACRVAIITDNKLDRMHRLIAVQRLDELFDPIIVSAAHGCSKASGELFDRALATAGVLAAKTVFIDNDEKNVAAAAACGMHAIHFDHFRNDVAALADRLCRNFDLPV, encoded by the coding sequence GTGGATATTGACTGCGTCTTCTTCGACTACGACGGTGTCCTGACCACCGACGCGACAGGGTCGGCGACGACATGCCGCTATCTAAGTGCTCGCACAGGGGTACCGCTGGAGCGGGTGCAGTCTGCGTTCGCCCGCCACAATCGCGCGCTGACGCTGGGCCAAATGACTCATGAGGATGTGTGGCCTGAAATTTGTTCTGCCGTCGGGAAAGCTTTGCCGCCGCAAGCCCTCACCGATGCTTTTGACAGCACGCCCGTGAATCGCTTGATGTTCGAACTTGCCGAGCGACTGAAGGCGGCGTGTCGCGTCGCAATCATCACCGACAACAAGCTGGACCGGATGCATCGCCTGATAGCTGTGCAGCGGCTCGATGAATTGTTCGACCCAATCATCGTCTCGGCTGCGCACGGATGCTCGAAAGCGTCCGGTGAGCTTTTCGACCGCGCCTTGGCGACCGCGGGGGTGCTGGCTGCCAAAACTGTCTTTATCGACAACGATGAGAAAAACGTTGCCGCCGCTGCTGCATGCGGCATGCATGCGATCCACTTCGATCACTTCCGCAATGACGTCGCCGCGCTGGCGGATCGACTCTGCAGAAATTTTGATCTGCCGGTGTGA
- a CDS encoding glutathione S-transferase family protein, giving the protein MALSLYFHPLSSSCHKVLIALYELKTPFEPRFLDLGNEEQRSHFLALWPTGKMPLLLDGERVVPETSIIIEYLTQHHAPAGQQLLPADPPAALEVRLMDRLLDLYVMVPMQAIVADRLRAEADRDAITVARARETLAMAYGLLEQRLAHRPWAAGEHFSMADCTAAPALFYAATLLPFPASHGRLAAYFERLLQRDSVARTLAEARPYFHFYPFSEAIAARFLQPAAA; this is encoded by the coding sequence TTGGCCTTGAGTCTTTACTTCCATCCGCTGTCTTCGTCATGCCACAAGGTGCTGATTGCCCTGTACGAGCTCAAGACGCCGTTTGAGCCGCGTTTTCTTGACCTGGGCAATGAAGAGCAGCGCAGCCACTTCTTGGCGCTCTGGCCCACCGGCAAGATGCCGCTGCTGCTGGACGGCGAGCGGGTGGTGCCTGAAACCAGCATCATCATCGAGTACCTGACGCAGCACCACGCCCCCGCGGGCCAGCAGTTGCTGCCCGCCGACCCGCCGGCGGCGCTTGAAGTCCGCCTGATGGACCGCTTGCTCGACCTGTATGTGATGGTGCCCATGCAGGCCATCGTGGCCGACCGGCTGCGCGCCGAGGCCGACCGCGACGCCATCACGGTGGCCAGGGCACGCGAGACACTGGCCATGGCTTATGGCCTGCTGGAGCAGCGCCTGGCCCACCGGCCCTGGGCGGCGGGCGAACACTTCAGCATGGCCGACTGCACCGCCGCGCCCGCGCTGTTTTATGCGGCGACGCTGCTGCCGTTCCCGGCCAGCCACGGCCGCCTGGCGGCCTACTTCGAGCGCCTGCTGCAGCGCGACTCGGTGGCGCGCACGCTGGCCGAGGCGCGGCCGTACTTTCACTTCTACCCCTTCAGCGAGGCGATTGCGGCTCGCTTCCTGCAGCCAGCGGCGGCTTGA
- a CDS encoding GreA/GreB family elongation factor → MDKFLLQQQVLNRLADDLLQAEQAVRAAHETATHEENIAENKYDTLGLEAAYLATGQVRRAEAIRQALAHWRQFRPPPYDVSKGIQLGALICLVDPDDKQQHLFLGPDGGSMKLVSGTQLVQVISSEAPLGRAMLGKCEGDEVSIQVALARQQFEVLRVH, encoded by the coding sequence ATGGATAAATTCTTGCTGCAACAGCAGGTGCTGAATCGGCTCGCCGACGACCTGTTGCAAGCCGAACAGGCAGTGCGGGCTGCTCATGAAACGGCGACCCATGAAGAAAACATCGCCGAAAACAAATACGACACGTTGGGACTCGAAGCCGCCTACCTGGCCACCGGCCAAGTTCGGCGCGCCGAAGCCATCCGTCAGGCGCTGGCCCATTGGCGCCAATTCCGCCCGCCTCCCTACGACGTCAGCAAAGGCATTCAGCTCGGCGCGCTGATCTGCCTGGTCGATCCCGACGACAAACAGCAACACCTCTTTCTCGGCCCGGACGGGGGCAGCATGAAGTTGGTCAGCGGCACTCAGCTCGTTCAGGTCATCAGCAGCGAAGCCCCTTTGGGCAGGGCCATGCTGGGCAAATGCGAGGGCGATGAGGTGTCGATACAGGTCGCTCTAGCCCGGCAGCAGTTCGAGGTGCTGCGGGTTCATTAA
- a CDS encoding thiamine-binding protein: MAHPLFSRFRCIGHSLVSLSLLAGGAVWAQQAPPATTTQAAGRHMIAEIQVIPRPAGTADDRYKHVDAAIAVIQASGLHYEVHGMGTVIEGPPERIWPLLQAVHQATLDAGAERTLSIIKISGSAGPGGPRIDELVQKFRK, translated from the coding sequence ATGGCACATCCATTGTTTTCACGTTTTCGTTGTATCGGGCATTCGCTTGTTTCGCTGTCGCTTCTGGCTGGCGGGGCGGTCTGGGCGCAGCAGGCGCCTCCAGCCACCACCACCCAGGCTGCGGGCCGGCACATGATTGCCGAGATCCAGGTCATCCCGCGGCCGGCCGGCACGGCGGATGATCGCTACAAGCATGTTGACGCCGCCATCGCCGTCATCCAGGCCTCCGGCCTGCACTACGAGGTGCACGGCATGGGGACGGTCATCGAAGGCCCGCCCGAGCGGATCTGGCCGCTGCTGCAGGCCGTCCACCAGGCCACGCTCGACGCCGGCGCCGAGCGCACCTTGAGCATCATCAAGATCTCGGGCTCGGCCGGGCCCGGCGGGCCGCGCATCGACGAGCTGGTTCAGAAGTTCCGGAAGTGA
- a CDS encoding CoA transferase: protein MNTPKAPEARPPALPLKGVRVLDFGQYIAGPGAAMALADLGASVIKVEPIAGDQARHIGRYGESMIRAYNRGKQSIALDLKSEAGQQVAWRLIARSDVLIQNLRPGVVDKLGLGPGIVRERFPRLIYLSIAGFGSLGPSRDRPGYDIAAQAESGLMSVTGEPDRPPQKVGVPIIDAAAAQLGAQAVLAALYGREKTGVGEFLETSLLEVAMHLQAATWCEYLGGAPEPTRMGDGQPNNAPAAEVIATRDGHIVLSAYADDHWERLCRVMGREELVADARFCTNARRVENRAALKAVLRECFSGMSSEECVTLLGQRQIVAGAVRTYRQVLESPDICESDILVEAQAADGTHYRALGLPYRLGNAPRATPPAAPLCGEDTDAVLAEAGYGEDEIRDLRREGTVA, encoded by the coding sequence ATGAACACACCCAAAGCCCCCGAAGCGCGACCGCCGGCCTTGCCGCTCAAAGGGGTTCGCGTGCTCGACTTCGGCCAGTACATCGCGGGCCCGGGCGCGGCCATGGCGCTGGCGGACCTCGGTGCCAGCGTGATCAAGGTCGAGCCGATCGCGGGTGACCAGGCCCGCCACATTGGCCGGTACGGTGAATCCATGATCCGCGCCTACAACCGCGGCAAGCAGTCCATCGCCCTGGATCTCAAGAGTGAGGCCGGGCAGCAGGTCGCGTGGCGTCTGATCGCCCGCAGTGATGTCCTCATACAGAACTTGCGCCCGGGCGTGGTCGACAAGCTGGGCCTTGGCCCCGGCATCGTTCGCGAGCGGTTCCCCCGGTTGATCTATCTCTCCATTGCCGGCTTTGGAAGCCTAGGCCCCTCACGCGACCGACCCGGTTACGACATTGCCGCCCAGGCGGAAAGCGGCTTGATGTCGGTGACCGGCGAGCCCGACCGCCCGCCCCAGAAGGTGGGCGTGCCGATCATTGATGCGGCTGCGGCGCAACTCGGCGCCCAGGCCGTGCTCGCCGCGCTGTATGGCCGTGAAAAGACCGGCGTGGGCGAGTTTCTGGAGACGTCGCTGCTCGAAGTGGCCATGCATCTGCAAGCCGCCACCTGGTGCGAATACCTGGGCGGCGCGCCGGAGCCCACGCGCATGGGAGACGGTCAGCCAAACAACGCGCCGGCGGCGGAGGTCATTGCCACCCGCGATGGTCACATCGTGCTGTCCGCCTATGCCGACGATCATTGGGAGCGCCTGTGCCGCGTGATGGGGCGGGAAGAGCTGGTTGCGGATGCGCGCTTCTGTACCAATGCGCGCCGGGTCGAGAACCGCGCCGCACTCAAGGCGGTGTTGCGCGAGTGTTTCTCCGGAATGAGCAGTGAGGAATGCGTGACGCTGCTGGGGCAGCGGCAGATCGTGGCGGGAGCGGTCCGAACCTACAGGCAGGTGCTCGAAAGCCCCGATATTTGCGAGAGCGACATCCTGGTCGAAGCGCAGGCAGCCGACGGGACCCATTACCGTGCGCTGGGGCTGCCTTACCGGCTGGGCAACGCGCCACGCGCCACGCCACCCGCCGCACCACTGTGTGGCGAAGATACGGATGCCGTGCTTGCCGAGGCGGGTTATGGCGAAGACGAGATCCGTGATCTCCGGCGTGAAGGCACGGTGGCCTGA
- a CDS encoding nitroreductase → MDFDDVILGRRSIRGYKPDPVPRALIEEIIGLAMRAPSSMNTQPWNFYVVTGEPLARIRKGNTERMAAGVPQSREFRTGEPFANQHRERQIGVAKQLFAAMGIAREDQRMRQDWVMRGFRQFDAPVCIIVTYDRALDGSDDTPFDCGAVATALVNAAWSRGLGCVINSQGIMQSPVVREHAGIADDQIIMKSIALGWPDESFPANAVVSERKSVAQAAVFVGFNG, encoded by the coding sequence ATGGATTTCGACGACGTCATACTCGGCCGCCGCAGCATCCGTGGCTACAAGCCGGATCCGGTTCCACGTGCGCTGATCGAGGAAATCATCGGGCTCGCCATGCGTGCGCCGTCGTCGATGAACACACAACCCTGGAACTTCTATGTCGTCACGGGCGAGCCGCTAGCACGCATCCGCAAAGGCAACACGGAGCGGATGGCGGCCGGAGTGCCTCAATCGCGGGAATTCCGAACGGGTGAGCCTTTTGCGAACCAGCATCGTGAGCGGCAGATCGGTGTGGCCAAGCAACTGTTCGCTGCCATGGGGATCGCGCGGGAAGACCAGCGTATGCGCCAGGACTGGGTGATGCGCGGTTTTCGCCAGTTCGATGCGCCGGTCTGCATCATCGTCACCTACGACCGTGCGCTCGATGGGAGCGACGACACACCCTTTGATTGCGGTGCGGTGGCCACGGCGCTCGTCAACGCCGCTTGGTCGCGAGGCCTGGGCTGCGTGATCAACAGCCAGGGCATCATGCAGTCACCGGTGGTGCGAGAACACGCTGGCATTGCCGATGACCAGATCATCATGAAGAGCATCGCGCTCGGATGGCCCGACGAAAGCTTCCCCGCCAATGCGGTGGTTTCCGAACGCAAGAGCGTTGCGCAAGCGGCCGTCTTTGTCGGGTTCAACGGTTAG